In the genome of Zygosaccharomyces rouxii strain CBS732 chromosome G complete sequence, the window CtagtggtggtgctggATCAATACTGGAATATAGCGATGGCTGTAGTCTTTCCTTAGCACCTGCCTCACTATGCTGCCATTTGATACGATCAATGGCCAGTTCACAAGTTTCTCTGACTTCTAACGATGGATCCTCTTTTTGAACCTTTTCCAAGACATCTAATGAACTTTGATCACCCAATGCACCCAATGCTTCAGCTGCTTCATGCCTCACCATGCACTGTtgatttaaattcaaaacGCAGTCCTTCAAGTATGGTACACATTCGAAATTCTTGGTTTGACCTAAAACGTAAGCAACTTCGTGTTTCAAAAGCTCACTATCATCGTTAAATGCCTCGGCAATATATTTGGCAGCTTTACTAGCATCTTCTGGCTTTGATTCAAACTCCTCTGCCGCacatttcaaattgaataGCGCTCTAAACCTGTTTGTTAGTTGCGTTTGGCCCGATTTATTAACCAAGATATCTCTTAGTTGCTCGAGCGAACAATCATCCACTTGCTCTTCAAGACGtctttcaaaatctgtAGACATGGTTTGTGGTAATCAGAGGGTATATATGGTTTCAAGTCGACGGTAATCTGAATTATTGAATCTTTTTCTAGTTAAGAAGAGATGAGAAGAAATGgattaaaaatttttcagatgGTCACAGCACCGCAGAGTTGACCCAACCTTGACTAAAGCTTCGTTACAACAGTCGCGATGGGCTGACAAAGAAAAGTATGTTCTAGCTGGGTAAGGAGCTCGTTTATCTAGTATCTCGCGGTCACCATACGGTTCTAGGATTGCAAATTTacttcaccaccaatg includes:
- the LIA1 gene encoding deoxyhypusine monooxygenase (highly similar to uniprot|P47120 Saccharomyces cerevisiae YJR070C LIA1 Protein that binds to the C-terminal domain of Hyp2p (eIF5A) has four to five HEAT-like repeats), whose protein sequence is MSTDFERRLEEQVDDCSLEQLRDILVNKSGQTQLTNRFRALFNLKCAAEEFESKPEDASKAAKYIAEAFNDDSELLKHEVAYVLGQTKNFECVPYLKDCVLNLNQQCMVRHEAAEALGALGDQSSLDVLEKVQKEDPSLEVRETCELAIDRIKWQHSEAGAKERLQPSLYSSIDPAPPLALEQNYDIPELQKLLNDKKKPLFERYRAMFRLRDFGTDEAALALATGFDDDSALFKHEIAYVFGQMGNTCIVPKLIEVLGRRNEEPMVRHEAAEALGSIASDDVVPVLKGYLNDEVAVVRESAHVALDMYEYENSNELEYAPA